AACGTTGGAGGTCAACTGATTGAACCTCGTAGTGGTGAATGTTTATCAGTTCAAGGAATCCCCGTTCGTGCCGCGAGTGTTAAGCCCCTTGTGTTGATGCCTTGTAATGCAAGTGATATACGCCAATACTGGCTGTGTAATAAACATGTAAGTAtatttattgtgatgtcaccatgtttataatgacatcacacagaGCGTTAGTGACCTCATACTTGGTATGCGAGGTACGAttgattattacatcacattAAACCACAACAATGGGTTGATTCAtacatcacaaaacaaactcgATGGCTTGGAATTTGTGTCGTACGATGACAGGTGAATTAACTTTATTGTTGGAAATCTTTCTACAGTTTGTAAGGCGTAATACTCGACCCATTTTAttgaacatttatttaaaacaaattcattAAATGCCAAGAAGTAAGGATGGCTGATtcaagtttaactttaatgtttttatattacattatattgtttgtaagGTGTCACACATGGTCTAGTaagtaaaaacttttgtttcgcTAACCATCGTTCTTCCCAAACCTCAGGTCAAACCCAGTAGAATTAGACGTATGTCGTTTCCAAAACCGacatttttcacaaaaagtTTCCTGTTTGAGATCGGCAGGTTGGATTCCTGATCCCTCACTtatacattgtgatgtcataatgtgccCGGAACCTCCCGGTTTAAAAAACGCCAAAGTGagtttgtttatgatgtctatgtttgtcatataagatatctatgtttgttatataagatatttatgtttgttatataagatatctatgtttgttatataagatatctatgtttgttatataagatatctatgttgttatatatgatatctatgtttgttatataagatatctatgtttgttatataagatatctatgtttgttatataagatatctatgtttgttatataagatatctatgtttgttatataagatatctatgtataTGCGTAGGAATCGAAACATGTTGTCTTGCGTCCACATGGGGCGTACTTTCACATACGTTTTAGTCTAACGTTCAACACAAGCCGCATGTACGTAATAGTaaggattcacacgtggatttattgcatcataataacgattgtttgacctggcaattgattacgacataatagcaattcacgcGTTGactatttgcgtcataatagcgattgtccccttgattcTTTAACTTTCAGCTGCTCGGAACATTTGCGATCGAGTAAAGGATTGTCAACGATGAACGCTTTATACGCATGTGTTATTTACTgaaaaaagtaacagaaacTGGGGTGACCAATTCGCTAACCTAGCCTGGGTTTTGACACCAATGATGTTgcttatataagatatctattaTAGATGAAAGCAAGTGGCGAATATAGTTACGGATCAGTGATTCGATACGATTGCAACATCGGGCACGAATATTTACGAGGAAGATCGTCGTTTGAATCGAGGTAGTTGTTTCAAACTTATTGTtcaacataaatggctcgttgtttgtctgcttggtgtagcgaccacgcttatttccaataaaatgtaaatatgttttaacagtgTAGTTTTATCCATTTGCTGTCCTTTGGTTTANNNNNNNNNNNNNNNNNNNNNNNNNNNNNNNNNNNNNNNNNNNNNNNNNNNNNNNNNNNNNNNNNNNNNNNNNNNNNNNNNNNNNNNNNNNNNNNNNNNNNNNNNNNNNNNNNNNNNNNNNNNNNNNNNNNNNNNNNNNNNNNNNNNNNNNNNNNNNNNNNNNNNNNNNNNNNNNNNNNNNNNNNNNNNNNNNNNNNNNNNNNNNNNNNNNNNNNNNNNNNNNNNTATTGCTcgggtattgtgatgtcataaatttaaagtattgtgatgtcataaatttaaagtattgtgatgtcataaatttaaagtattaagTTACCAACTGATAATTACACTTCTCAATCACAACTTAACATATAAAGTTCAACATATTACTTTGTTTCTAAACATTTAACCACCCCCCCACAGAAATACGGTGCCTTCCACCCACTCTGCCACACAACTCCTTTCTTATCGGGGATGATTTCAACTTTGGGTCAAAGGTCATCGTGTCATGTGACCCAGGGTTCAGGGTCGGAGGTCATGACCCTGCGTTGACCAATCAGACGACAATAACCTGCAATAAAAAGAGGGTGTGGCAACCACAACCTAATCTGATTGGTTGTTTTCGTGTAGGGTGTGGTACCCCACCTAGTGTTGAGCATGCACACCGCGTTGAATcatatgatttctatggatCGTACGCACAGTATATATGTGGGGTCGGATATTGGGTTCAACCAGGGGCTCATATGGGTTATATCCAGTGTATGGAGGATGGGGGGTGGGGTAATGTCAACTTTACTTGCAAAGGTGGGTGATTTATATGTTGACAACATTTATGTTtgcattaaataatataaagtttgtatACCCACCAATGTACCTTATACCCGAGGTTCCCAACACGTGGGGCGCGACCCAAAGTTGGGTCgcctgataattttttttggtcgCTTGGTTTCGTCAGTTTTTTTACGGTTGCGtttaagaataaatgtaacttgcctaATAAACATTGCAACAGGCTGTAGTGAACAACCTAAACATGTTACATAAGGAGAAC
This Ciona intestinalis unplaced genomic scaffold, KH HT000536.1, whole genome shotgun sequence DNA region includes the following protein-coding sequences:
- the LOC113475460 gene encoding uncharacterized protein LOC113475460, with the translated sequence MTENSCGTSETIYLQWGQGVTAGGQEDNVEGQEVNDGGQEVNVGGQLIEPRSGECLSVQGIPVRAASVKPLVLMPCNASDIRQYWLCNKHSVSDLILGMRGTIDYYITLNHNNGLIHTSQNKLDGLEFVSYDDRSNPVELDVCRFQNRHFSQKVSCLRSAGWIPDPSLIHCDVIMCPEPPGLKNAKMKASGEYSYGSVIRYDCNIGHEYLRGRSSFESR